The Candidatus Aramenus sp. CH1 genomic sequence AAACGATATGAAGAAGAGGTCGAGGAGGCCAAGCCCCTTTTCGGTCTTCTTGTTGCTCACCGCTTTTTTGGCTTCCACAGTCTAATTCTACGTATAAGGGAAATAAGCGTTTGCAAAAAACGAAAAATGCCTTAGACTACAAAATGTCATAAGAAGAGAAGCGACCAGAGCGAGATTTATACTAGGAGACGATATGCAGTTCTCGTTCCCTTTGCAAAAAACGAGCTCGGAAAAGTCCCCGTCTGCTGGGATTGAATACGCGTAATGTGGTGGAAGGGAGTCTTTTCGAGGAGGGACGAGAAAATTGGTAAAAGCCCACGTTTAGGCCTCCGAGTAGAAAGTCACGCATCGTTTATGTGTTGACCATGCATCTAGTACGGGAAGACGTCTTAAAGGGTTAAAAATACTTATCCTTATCAGTTAAAAAATAAATACTAAATTCAGGAGAGGATCGCGAACTCGACAAGTTGAAGAGCGAGGCTGAGAAGGTTGATGAATTAAACGCTAAGGATGAGGTGTTGAGGGAAAGGAAAAGATTATTCACTAAGCTTTACCAGGCTTCTTCACTACTACAGAACTTTAGCATCTCACCTCACCAAGACTTTGTGGTCTCTTGGCGTCTCCACAGTTTACTTGGGCTATCCTTACTTCATTCCTAGGATAAGTGTAACAAGTTTACTTCAAATTTGGTCTTTTCGCAAGTTGGCGCGTTAGCGAACAAGTTTTACGAGCACGGCGTAAAGACGTACCTAGTTGTTGAGTACAATACCTCGCGTTTCTGCGCTTACCATAACGTTAAGGTTGGCAGAAATCCCAGGAGTGTCGTTAACTGTCATTTTGGTCGTAATTGTCCTTTTGGTCGTAAACTTCACAGCGACGTCAACAGTGCGGTAAACATTGTGAAACTTGGAGTGAAGAAGATTGTCAACGCTTTGGCTCTTTCCTTTCTCTTCACATCACGGGGTATCTCCTTTAAGGGGGAGTAACGCCTTAGACCTAGGCAGAACCCTCGCAGGGAGGGGAGTAGGTCAGAGTTGACCTTTTTTCCTTCCCCTCATACTTTTCGTTTATGGACGTTCACAAAATTTTACAACACGAAGAACCCTTCTTCAAGTTCTTGGGCCTAAAGGTCCTAGAAGTGAGGGAGGGCTTCGCGAAGTTGGAGCTGGAGTACAAGGACGAGCTGACCAGGAGAGGGAGGGTGCTCCACGGCGGAGTCATAATGTCGTCCATTGACTACGCTGGGGGGATCGCTACAATGACGGTCAACAACGGAGTGGATCAAGTCACGCAGGAGCTCAAGGTGAACTTCTTGGAGCCTATGTACAAGGGGCCCTTTACGGTTGAGGCTAACGTAGTGAGGAGGGGCAGGACTGCGGTGGTGGTCGAGATAAGGTTCATGGACTCCGAAGGAAGGCTGGGGGCAATCGCGTTGGGCACGTGGTACATCTTGAGGGAAAAGAGAGTCACGGGGAATAGGGAAGGAGAAGCGTAAAAAGCTTTGACAAAAAAGATTAAGCCTTGAGCGCCCCTTAGAACAGGAAGATGTATATTAGCCTCGTAAACGCGTGGGCAAGGAGGAACATAGCTTCGTAGCCTGAGTCGCCTAGGCTTACGTTAGTGGAGACCAGGGTCATGGACAGAGTTGAAGTGCTCACTACGGTGTGCGTCTTGGTCGTCCCCATGAAGCTGTACGTAGTGGTAGTGGTCTTAGTGGAGTTGCTCGTCAAAGAGTACAGGATTCCGGTGATGAAAGTCTTGGCTAGGGTTTCCTGATGCCCCTCACTGTCTACTACCAGGCTAGCTCCTAGGAACGACGCGTTAAGTTTTGACGTGTAGGTCTTGGTCAGTTCGTACTCGTGACCTAAATACGTGTTGTCATTGAAGGATATCATTACTAGGCCCACGGGTCTGTAGTTAACGTGATAGGTTACATTCAAGAAGCTGGACGTGAAGTTATCGGTGAATGCTTTAGTGAAGTTAAGGAGTTGGGTCAAGTTGAACTTCTCTATTGAGCTGACGAGGCTCTCGTTGCTGTAGTACGTAAACGTGTAGTTGACGCTGTGGAAAGCCGAGTAGCTGAACATCCCGGACACGTTTACCTCCTTTGTGCCCACTACCTTTATCTCGTTTAGGTACTTACCGGAGGACGCCAGCGTTGAGTTTATCAACAAGGTCCCGACCAAGCTAGTGGTGGAGTTGTAGTCTTTGGAGTGGGTTTGCGACACGTAGACTACCTTGTACTCTAAGTAGGAGTATGCACTCCCCGTCTGGGAGAACGCTAACGGAGCCAGCAACAGAGGTACTATGAATAGCAAGACTAGGAGTGACTTGCTCATATCTCTATGTTAAGGGGCACAGGTTATAAACGTTTGCCAAAGACCTCTTACATACCGCGTAAGATCTCCACCATCTCCCTAGCGTTCTCTAGCATGAAGTGGTCGTTGTTGAAGAAAACGTAGATGTCCTTTGGCTTGAGTTCAACGACTTTCTTTGCCACCTCTACTAGTTCCTCCCTCGAGTACTGGTAGTTGTACCACTCCTCCCTACCGTGCATCCTCAAGTATACCTTGCCTGTGGTGTTAAACAAGTAAGTCCCCATGGGGGAGTCTATCGACACGACCGTGCAGTCAAGGGGAGGCATGTTTTGGAACCAGCTCTCGTGTCTGAACTCCACTGCCATCCTTTCCCCAAGAAGGGAGGCGAACTTCTCCACCCTCTTCACGTTCTCCTCGGTCATCTTGAAGCTGGGTGGCATCTGGAACAAGTAAAAGTCGGGCTTCAGCTCCTCCATCAGCGAGAAGAACCTATCCCAAGGTTGCGTGTCGCTCAGCCTCTTGACGTGAGTGATGTACTTGTGGACCTTCACTGCCCACTTTACGTTGTACTTGCTCCATCCCTTAACCTGGTTCTTGAAGGGGAAGCGGTAAAAGCTCATGTTCAGCTCCACCGCGTTTAGCCCAGAGTTCTTAACGTACCAGTCCAAGCTGTTGCCCTCGTTCCAGTCGTACGTCCAGCCGGAGGTACCTACAAATATCATAGGAGTTATAGGAAAGGGTAGGATAAACGCTTTGTTGACCAAACCGTTATTACCTTTCCCTCGAGTTTAGAACTATGGACTGGGAGAGACTGGGGGAAAAGTTCTACAGTTACGACGAAGAGGTCAAGGACGCCGTCTACTTTGTGCTCAAGTCCAGCGAGAGGGAGGACAGACAGTCTAACGTGATATCCTTCTTCACTGGCGTCGGGAGGGCGCTGGACAAGCTAGACGCCGAGTGGATTAAGAGGTTTGCGAGCGAGTGCGATGACTATCCACCAATATGCGAGGGGATAGCCAGGGGGATGGCGGGGCTCACGTCTTTAAGCCACGACAGGGTAGACGCGCTCCTTTCCTCTAGAACCAGTGCAGTGTTCGTCCTCTCCAAGGTGGACTTGTCTAATCCCTCGTTAAAGGATCTGGTATTGGGGGCAATAGACAGGGTCAAGGACGAGAGGAACCTCGGAGAAGTGGGGAGGAATTTCGGCCAGAACTTCCACAAGGCGTTGAAGGAGGTGAGGGAAAAGGTGGGCGTCCTCCTCTCAAACCCCTCCTTCGCCTACGAGTTCCTCAAGGTTGTCAACTTCTCCTACTTCTCCGATATCTACAACTTCTCTGGGGAGGTCAACGAAGTACTGGGGGAGAGGATACTACAGCTAACCGACTTCCAGAGGAGGAAGCTGTTGCAGAAGAGCGATAGGTGGCTGGGAGCTGGCGTGGGGAAGGTCTTTGACTCCCTCCCCTTCGAGCTGAGGAAGGTCGTGATAGAGAAGTTCAGCAACTACAGGGAGTTCGCGTTAGGACTCATAAGGTCGCTGGACTTGAACGACCTCTCAGACGAGGAACTGCAGACAGTGATGTCCTCCTGCCTAAAGGACAGCGACCTCTCCTTTCTCTTGGGCAACAGCCTAGGCAGGAACTTCCCTTCGCTTAACGAGGACTTGAAGTCCCTTGCAGAGGAGCTCTCCTCAAAGAGCGTGGACGTGGCTAGGGGTCTGGGAAACGGATTCTCAGTCCTTTTCACGAGGTTCTTCGATTTCTACTTCTCAAGGGACGTGAGCGAGGAGGACGAGGTAAGGGTGATGCAGATAGCTTTGAACAACGAAAACGTTGCCAAGGAGATGCTAAGGAACATGAACTTCCTCGCGGTGAGGAGGAAGGACTTGTTGCTTAAGCTTATACTGAAGCACGTGGAGTTCGTGGACGACTTCTTGAAGGCTGTGGGCAGGAGGATAGGAGAGTTCGAAGTAGAGGACGTCTTTAAGCTGAGGGACCACCTCAGGGTAATAGGGAGGCTCTACTGCGAGAACATTCCCTCCCTCTCCCCAGAGAAGAGGAGGAAAGTGCTCGAGAAGCTAAATGACCCTGAGTTCTATCAAGGCTTCGTTGAGTGTAACAGACTCTCTTGATTTTTATCGCCCTCCAGTCCAACGCTTAAGAGTTATTTTCTACGAAGGGAAATAGATCTTATGTGCGATTACAAGGTCGTGGAGATAGAGAGACCTGTGAGGAACGTCAGTAAGGTGGCCCTTATACCCAGGGAGGAGTTCAACAAGTTCTCGCAGGAGAACTACTTGAACGTGCTGAGGTTCACCAAGGAGAAGCTAAACATGAGCAAGAGCTACTATTATTACATCCTGGAACGCCTTAAGGAGTTGGGACTGATTTTCGAGAACGCCATCAACTTCAAGGCAGTCATACCCTTCCTAGTGGAGGACGGCTCCCTCAAGGTAGACAAGAGCATGATGTACGTTACCGGTAAGTACTTGATCTTCATGGATTCAGGCTCTTCGCGTTTTTCGTGTGGTAGCTGTCCAGTGAGGGCCCTCTGCTACTACGGCCTAAAGAGGGTGGCAAGCGAAATAGGGTTTAAGGTAAAGGGGAACTGCACCTTAAGCGTCTTGTGGGAGAGGGCAATAATCACTGTGTTTAACAACGTGATGTCGAGGGCAAACTCGCTGGCCTTGGACTACTGAGCTACACGAAGTGCCTTATTAGCTTCACTACCTCCTCGTAGCTCTTCCTCCTGCAGTCTATCCCATAGAACCCCTTGCTTTCCAAGACCGAGAAGAACCTACAGCCACCCACGCACATTGGTAGGAACTCGCAGTTGTCACACTTCCCCCTCCACACGTTCCTGGCCTCTCTGCCCGTGAACTTTCCGTTGAACTCCACAGTGCCGTCCTCCCTCAGCTTACCCTTAACGTAAAGGGGGTTCCCAGTGAAGGCCCAGCAGGGGTAGACAAGGCCCTCAGGATCCACTACTATGTCCTCGTCTACGTGGGCTACGCATATCCCCAGCCTAAACACCTCTTGCGGTATCTCAAAGCCCTCCTCCTTGGCTATCTCCCAAACCCGAGAGAGCACCTTCCCCTCCTCTTCCTTGGGCATGACGTTCTCCCAGTACTCGTTCCTGAAGACGTTCTCGTGTACTATGTGGGGGTCAACCCTTACCTTGGTAATGCCCTGTTTCTTGAGGTGGGCGAAGAGGTCCCTTACCTCCTCGACGTTCCTGTAGTCCACGTTCACCCTAAGTACCACGTTGGTGTGGTCTTGGGCGTAGGCTAAGTTCTTGACTATGACGTCGAACGAGCCCTTCCCTCCGACGAAATACCTCCTCTTGTCGTGTACTTCTCTAGGGCCGTCTAGGGTTATTTGCACGTGGGATAGACCTAGGGAGTTCAACTTGTCCAGTACCCAGGGCGTCAGGAGGGAGCCATTGGTCACGACGCTAAAGGAGTAGTTCAGGTCTGACAACTGCTTGGAGATCTCCTCTATCCTCCTCATCTCTAGGAGGGGCTCTCCGCCGAAGTATGTGACCCTTACCCTGCTCTTTGCGTTCTTCCTCACGTAGTTTACGAATCCCCTCACCACCTCGTCCCTCACTCCGCCTTTCCTCCTGAAAGCCTTCTGGAAGCAGTAGACGCAGTCGAAGTTGCAGTCGTAAGTCAATACTAACGTGGGCTCTAGGACGTCCTTCTTCACTAGCTTTTCTGGGTCAAAGTCGCCGTCGCTAAAGCCCTCCTCCACTACCTCGCGGAGGTTTGGCGGTATCTCTCCCCTCCTAAGGGCGACCATTTCCTCCTTAGACACCCTGATGGCGTAACCGGTTAAAGTGTTGAAGACCACGTTATAATCGTAAAGAAAAACGTTGAATTTAGAGAGTTTCACTCCCCTTCCACCTCACTGTCCCCATGAAGGGGAGTAGTTGCACCTTCCCATTTTCCTCTCGATCTTGACTACTTTTCTTTCCATGGGAAAGAGATACATGCTGTGGATAAAGGCATATCACTAAACAGTCCAAGGCGAGAAACGTGAAACCTTGTTAAATCTGAGCGAGACGTTAGTTTGACCTTTTAATCGACGCATAGACAGAAGGTGGTGGCCTGAATGCTATGCAGGGTATCGTAAAGTATCTGGGCTTTTACGTTTGGCTCCGATTTCAAACCCTTCGTATTTAAACCTTCGCTGGTACTATAAAACATAATGTCAAACCCTTACCTCTACAACGCCGTCTGTAGGCCAGTTGGTTTGGGCTCAAAAATAGTCCAACTGAGGGTAGGCCACCAGCTAGACATGAAAGCGTTGAGCAAGGACCTTAAGGTGCTCTTTAGATCCCAGGGTTTTACAGTGTACACAATCTACAGTCCTAACGTGTTAGTCCTGCAGATCCACGCTTTTGGGGTGAGGGGGCACTACTACACAGTGAAGGTATGTCAAAGCGGTGGCGTCGTCCTAGTTGAGGCTGGGATAACTAACGGGAGGGTGCTGTTAGAGGAGGCAGGAGTATCTTCCGCAATAGGGACTATTTCCGACCTACTTCTGCACGACAAGCTGGTAGCGTTAATATCTGGGGCCTTTGCAGGGGTTGACGTGGCAAGCGTGTTGGGAAGTTACCAACAGGAGGAGGCGATAATACAACAAGTAATTAACACCATATACTCTTATGGTGTTCAGCCAAGTAATGTTCAGGCAAACTCTCCCCGTTGTCCCAACTGCGGTCAGGAGGTTAAGGAGTACTTCAAGTTCTGTCCAAACTGCGGTTACAGGCTAAAGTAAGAGCGAACAAGCAGGAGAAGGAACTTGAAGAAGTTCCTCCTGAGGTTTAGCCTCTTTAAGTACTCTCCCTTGGTCTCCGCGTTCTTCCTTAAGACGTAGCCGGCGACCCTTGCAAACTTAAATCGGAGTAACCCCCTGTTATGGAGCCAGCACTGGTAGAGCACTTCGTAGTACTTAGGGGTACTGGGCAAAGGGATCAAAATAGACTTAAAGCCAATGTACTCAGTCACCTTCTCTTCCTCTACGTATATGGTAGGGTAGATGAAGTTCTCGTTGAGCTCCTTAAGTACTTCTCTCTCAATCTCTTCTACCCTGCACGAGCTCCGCTTGCTAAGGAGCGCTGGAGACCTCCAGTTTCGTTCGTTTAGCCCCAGGATCTTCCTTACCGCCTGGAGGTCCACATTAGCTGAGGACTCCTGGGTTATGTGGGAGAAGTAGACCTCTCCGTACTCCTTTGCAGTCCTCAGGAGGACTTCGAGTCCCTCGCCGTAAGAGAAGAGGTCGTTGGAGATCAAGTTCACCCTCCCCCTTCTGGACTGAACCCTCAGCTCTTCCTTCACCACGTTCATTGGTACCCTTCTCTCGCCTCTTATTACCTCTACCTCCGATAGGGAAGAGGGCGACTTTATTGGAAAGAACCTCTTCGCCTTCTCTCCGTAGACTACTTTGGGGAACTCCCCTTGACGTAATAGCTTTGGAAGGGTCTCCTCAGCCTCTCCCACGAATACCGTGTCCACCCAGTCTGGAGGGTCTAACGCCAGTTCCCAGCTCCCTGGTCCCCCAACTATAACCTTAAACTTCCTTCTCAACACCCTTAGCCTCTCTGAAAACATCCGGAAAGCCTCAACGTGGAATGGAGGATCTCCGAAGACCTCCTGAAGCCCCCTGGAGACCTCTGTCATCCCAAGCGGGTCGTTGACGTATACCCCTAGGACTCCGCCAGGGAGATTCTCTAGGGACTCTGGTCTAACCACTTTAGCTCCTGCTATTGTCTCTATCTTCCTAACTCCGTAGGGCGGGTACTTGTTCTTTCTGTAAAAAGGTGGAATTAGCCTCCTTGGAAGTGAGGAATACGAGTAAAAGGTGCCCTCGTCAGCTGTGATGAACACGTCAGTTACCCTATGGGAAACCCTCGTTTATTTT encodes the following:
- a CDS encoding transposase encodes the protein MVFSQVGALANKFYEHGVKTYLVVEYNTSRFCAYHNVKVGRNPRSVVNCHFGRNCPFGRKLHSDVNSAVNIVKLGVKKIVNALALSFLFTSRGISFKGE
- a CDS encoding PaaI family thioesterase is translated as MDVHKILQHEEPFFKFLGLKVLEVREGFAKLELEYKDELTRRGRVLHGGVIMSSIDYAGGIATMTVNNGVDQVTQELKVNFLEPMYKGPFTVEANVVRRGRTAVVVEIRFMDSEGRLGAIALGTWYILREKRVTGNREGEA
- a CDS encoding DUF72 domain-containing protein, with the translated sequence MIFVGTSGWTYDWNEGNSLDWYVKNSGLNAVELNMSFYRFPFKNQVKGWSKYNVKWAVKVHKYITHVKRLSDTQPWDRFFSLMEELKPDFYLFQMPPSFKMTEENVKRVEKFASLLGERMAVEFRHESWFQNMPPLDCTVVSIDSPMGTYLFNTTGKVYLRMHGREEWYNYQYSREELVEVAKKVVELKPKDIYVFFNNDHFMLENAREMVEILRGM
- a CDS encoding radical SAM protein — its product is MKLSKFNVFLYDYNVVFNTLTGYAIRVSKEEMVALRRGEIPPNLREVVEEGFSDGDFDPEKLVKKDVLEPTLVLTYDCNFDCVYCFQKAFRRKGGVRDEVVRGFVNYVRKNAKSRVRVTYFGGEPLLEMRRIEEISKQLSDLNYSFSVVTNGSLLTPWVLDKLNSLGLSHVQITLDGPREVHDKRRYFVGGKGSFDVIVKNLAYAQDHTNVVLRVNVDYRNVEEVRDLFAHLKKQGITKVRVDPHIVHENVFRNEYWENVMPKEEEGKVLSRVWEIAKEEGFEIPQEVFRLGICVAHVDEDIVVDPEGLVYPCWAFTGNPLYVKGKLREDGTVEFNGKFTGREARNVWRGKCDNCEFLPMCVGGCRFFSVLESKGFYGIDCRRKSYEEVVKLIRHFV
- a CDS encoding zinc-ribbon domain-containing protein, whose protein sequence is MSNPYLYNAVCRPVGLGSKIVQLRVGHQLDMKALSKDLKVLFRSQGFTVYTIYSPNVLVLQIHAFGVRGHYYTVKVCQSGGVVLVEAGITNGRVLLEEAGVSSAIGTISDLLLHDKLVALISGAFAGVDVASVLGSYQQEEAIIQQVINTIYSYGVQPSNVQANSPRCPNCGQEVKEYFKFCPNCGYRLK